The following are encoded in a window of Anopheles stephensi strain Indian chromosome X, UCI_ANSTEP_V1.0, whole genome shotgun sequence genomic DNA:
- the LOC118517445 gene encoding mitogen-activated protein kinase kinase kinase 5 isoform X2, with translation MSNLSDISGNTAIMVSGGSSHAGGHGRPRMDIAVVIDCEKSANLSHRKAALEEVRQACAQVGANLQLLQFEVLDYGDRNTLENFYNADVVVVDLSVQTQRSTLCYHLGVREHFEMNENIVIYNDTQHEATLRMKISCGNYQFISYRLHDNGNVIITSPLKATADEQAGQSQLLQALLQQQQQQQQQQQQQQQQQQQQQQQPHMTTLVAALRRLFQDVEIQSKAHLREKFLADLRSLRDQHAGNVEELQRMLRNMRKRLDDPNVLSKEIVQTYMLSLRDVQDYDAMVQLVDDLQTIPNKQNYINTGHMHYLYAFALNRRNHEGDRERALRTCTKALEKKENHFPDMLCLYGRIYKDIFVESNHTDKESLKNAIIWYRKSFEVQPNEFAGINLATLLVIDGKDFTDNELQHIGMKLNNLIGKKGSLSQIKDYWNVATFFEISVLAENYAKAIQAAECMFKLRPPKWYLKSTIGNIKLIDQARKRTDDATAMSIEQQIFQFWMEFFLEATRKEPSSNVRFPILILEPQKIYMPSYVAIHMDAEQKSIDITNICQQHAKGTCLKLHDFNFLASQIKSVSLYKRDERCAYLYVHHNSDDFQIFFPSVQCRQTFYDLILQMTADQGSGFIDLSSAETSADELKYEYELDDEGQRILLGKGTYGAVYAARDLTTQVKIAVKEVYERNTHDVQPLHEEIKLHSQLRHRNIVQYWGSKSENQYFKIFMEQVPGGSLSALLSSKWGPLKDNEATIAFYSRQILEGLKYLHDQKIVHRDIKGGNVLVNTYSGVVKISDFGTSKRLAGINPATETFTGTLQYMAPEVIDQGVRGYGPAADIWSFGCTVVEMATGKPPFVELGSPQAAMFKVGFYKTHPQIPEELSTVAKNFILRCFEVNVDTRATAAELLEDPFICEKHKKMRPSFSSTSTISPAAGCEYSRSVSMPADRHNGKTLTSQQSSVSCNTPTFSSETDPASISPMSTTIGGHTAASRSMTERKNKSSFQLTPIKMPKAPNTVNSIGNIAETPSLELDTAEQTSTVFQLNRRSSSGGLLSPEIDITAATASKLPLAGEANESDGFYLLKKDSQRRQTLDRVLWHDATKICEKWLTKIEPGGNQELAITRDHLEMLLNGLRKYIAEQRTDTLEQAIAALKEQPNFNDTAILHLHLALYAFQNTVNEVLRSHNIKPHWIFALDNLVNAAVHASITILSPKLGANLAGNAPNDDEYEEESNGIAVPAARTTVLVNGRPPGATVHHGRDERDGMMGPAGYDCGEYDVYDLPEPDDETIDELEEHLTSGHGTISSTARSNKPRARSHGADTCTPVQKRTRWKAICEQVEALKAENLRLKEYLLESQQSYQRAFRAVLESGAFNRCLTDQLVALMERCLHENSTPQDGGEGGVDGTRRRTHHRNRVPPVVNHVQHVPEENVEEKEEEAEKEEQEEEEDDGSIGDRRLAEWLQAQGIKRIESQQRILREGFLYDDFLYELERDDLRRLGLKIGEELRIWNALKKHRRLHPPSKRTPHSGDDTVRHWLHNNCVNDDHTAGIDTR, from the exons ATGTCCAACCTGAGCGACATATCCGGCAACACCGCCATCATGGTTTCCGGTGGCAGTTCGCACGCCGGCGGCCATGGCCGACCCCGCATGGACATTGCGGTCGTGATCGACTGCGAGAAGAGCGCGAACCTGAGCCACCGGAAGGCCGCCCTGGAGGAGGTGCGGCAAGCCTGCGCACAGGTCGGTGCCAatctgcagctgctgcagttCGAGGTGCTCGACTACGGCGATCGGAACACGCTCGAAAACTTCTACAATGCGGACGTCGTCGTGGTGGATCTCAGCGTCCAAACGCAACGGAGCACGCTCTGCTATCATCTCGGTGTGCGCGAACACTTTGAGATGAACGAGAACATCGTCATCTACAACGACACGCAGCACGAGGCAACGCTGCGGATGAAGATCTCCTGCGGCAACTATCAGTTTATCTCGTACCGTTTGCACGACAACGGTAACGTCATCATTACCAGCCCGCTGAAGGCAACCGCTGACGAGCAGGCGGGACAATCTCAACTGCTGCAAGCGCTGctccaacaacagcagcagcagcagcagcagcagcagcagcagcagcagcagcagcagcagcagcaacagcagccgcaCATGACAACGCTGGTCGCTGCCCTGCGCCGGCTGTTTCAGGATGTGGAAATCCAGTCGAAGGCACATTTGCGCGAAAAGTTTCTGGCCGATTTGCGTAGCCTGCGCGATCAGCACGCGGGCAATGTGGAGGAGTTGCAGCGGATGTTGCGCAATATGCGCAAGCGGCTAGACGACCCGAACGTACTGTCGAAGGAGATCGTGCAGACGTACATGCTGTCGTTGCGCGACGTGCAGGACTACGACGCGATGGTACAGCTGGTGGATGATCTGCAAACGATACCGAACAAGCAGAACTACATCAACACCGGCCATATGCATTATCTGTACGCGTTCGCGCTGAACCGACGGAACCACGAAGGTGATCGGGAGCGGGCGTTGCGCACCTGCACGAAGGCGctcgaaaagaaggaaaaccacTTCCCGGACATGCTGTGCCTGTACGGGCGCATCTACAAGGACATCTTTGTCGAGTCGAACCACACGGACAAGGAAAGCCTGAAGAACGCCATCATCTGGTACCGGAAATCGTTCGAGGTGCAGCCGAACGAGTTCGCGGGCATCAATCTCGCGACGCTGCTCGTGATCGACGGGAAGGATTTCACCGACAACGAGCTGCAGCACATCGGCATGAAGCTGAACAATCTGATCGGCAAGAAGGGTTCGCTGTCGCAGATCAAGGACTACTGGAACGTGGCGACATTTTTCGAAATTTCGGTCCTGGCCGAAAACTACGCAAAAGCGATCCAGGCGGCCGAGTGTATGTTTAAGCTGCGCCCCCCGAAATGGTACCTGAAGTCGACGATCGGCAACATTAAGCTGATCGATCAGGCCCGCAAGCGGACGGACGACGCGACCGCGATGAGCATCGAGCAGCAGATCTTTCAGTTTTGGATGGAATTTTTCCTCGAGGCGACGCGCAAAGAGCCGTCCAGCAACGTGCGCTTCCCGATACTGATTCTCGAGCCGCAAAAGATCTACATGCCCAGCTACGTTGCGATACACATGGATGCGGAGCAGAAGTCGATCGACATTACCAACATCTGTCAGCAGCACGCGAAGGGCACCTGTCTCAAGCTGCACGACTTTAACTTTCTCGCGAGCCAAATCAAATCGGTCAGCCTGTACAAGCGGGATGAGCGGTGCGCGTACCTGTACGTACATCACAACTCGGACGACTTTCAGATATTTTTCCCCTCGGTACAGTGTCGGCAGACGTTCTACGATCTGATACTGCAGATGACGGCCGACCAGGGGTCGGGCTTTATCGATCTTTCGTCGGCGGAAACGTCGGCGGATGAGCTGAAGTACGAGTACGAGCTGGACGACGAGGGGCAGCGCATACTGCTCGGGAAGGGTACGTACGGGGCGGTGTATGCGGCCCGCGATCTTACCACGCAGGTGAAGATCGCCGTGAAGGAGGTGTACGAACGGAACACGCACGACGTCCAGCCGCTGCACGAAGAGATCAAGCTCCATTCGCAACTGCGCCACCGCAACATCGTCCAGTACTGGGGCTCCAAGTCCGAGAACCAGTACTTCAAGATCTTCATGGAGCAGGTCCCGGGTGGATCGCTATCGGCGCTGCTCAGCTCCAAGTGGGGACCGCTCAAGGACAACGAGGCAACGATCGCGTTCTACTCGCGCCAGATCCTCGAGGGGCTAAAGTACCTGCACGACCAGAAAATTGTGCACCGCGACATCAAGGGTGGCAATGTGCTGGTCAACACGTACAGCGGTGTGGTGAAAATATCCGACTTCGGTACCTCCAAACGGTTGGCCGGCATCAACCCGGCGACGGAAACGTTCACCGGCACGCTCCAGTACATGGCGCCGGAAGTTATCGACCAGGGTGTCCGGGGGTACGGTCCGGCAGCCGACATCTGGTCGTTCGGGTGTACCGTGGTCGAGATGGCGACCGGGAAGCCACCGTTCGTCGAGCTCGGCAGCCCCCAGGCGGCCATGTTTAAGGTGGGCTTCTACAAGACGCATCCCCAAATCCCGGAGGAACTGTCCACGGTGGCGAAAAATTTCATCCTCCGCTGCTTCGAGGTGAACGTGGACACGCGTGCAACGGCAGCCGAACTGCTGGAAGATCCTTTCATTTGCGA GAAGCACAAAAAGATGCGGCCATCGtttagcagcaccagcacgatCAGTCCCGCCGCCGGTTGCGAATATTCACGCAGCGTTAGCATGCCAGCCGATCGACACAATGGCAAAACGCTTACGTCCCAGCAGAGTTCGGTCAGCTGCAACACACCCACCTTCAGTTCCGAAACAGA TCCCGCGTCGATTTCGCCCATGAGCACTACGATCGGCGGCCATACGGCCGCTAGTCGGTCGATGACGGagcggaaaaacaaaagttcGTTCCAGCTAACACCGATCAAGATGCCGAAGGCGCCCAACACTGTTAACAGCATCGG GAATATAGCAGAAACACCTTCGCTAGAGTTGGATACCGCCGAACAGACATCGACCGTGTTTCAGCTGAACCGGCGCAGCTCATCCGGGGGTTTACTGTCACCGGAG ATCGATATAACGGCGGCGACGGCAAGCAAGCTGCCGCTAGCGGGTGAAGCGAACGAAAGCGATGGGTTCTACCTGCTGAAGAAAGACTCCCAGCGACGCCAAACGCTGGACAGGGTGCTCTGGCACGACGCGACCAAGATCTGCGAGAAGTGGCTTACGAAGATCGAGCCGGGCGGCAACCAGGAGCTGGCCATCACCCGGGACCATCTGGAAATGTTGCTGAACGGGTTGCGCAAGTACATTGCCGAGCAGCGTACCGACACGCTCGAGCAGGCGATTGCCGCGCTCAAGGAGCAGCCCAACTTTAACGACACCGCCATCCTGCACCTGCATCTGGCGCTGTACGCGTTTCAAAACACCGTCAACGAGGTACTGCGCTCGCACAACATCAAACCGCACTGGATCTTTGCGCTGGATAATCTAGTCAATGCTGCCGTACACGCGAGCATCACGATCCTATCGCCGAAGCTGGGCGCCAATCTGGCCGGCAACGCACCGAACGATGACGAGTACGAGGAGGAGAGCAATGGTATTGCGGTACCGGCTGCTCGCACAACCGTGCTGGTGAACGGGCGTCCACCGGGTGCCACCGTTCACCATGGGCGTGACGAACGGGATGGTATGATGGGACCGGCCGGGTACGATTGTGGTGAGTACGATGTTTACGATCTACCGGAACCGGACGACGAAACCATCGACGAGCTGGAGGAGCATCTGACATCCGGCCACGGTACGATCAGCAGTACCGCACGGTCGAATAAACCGCGCGCCCGTAGCCACGGTGCGGACACCTGCACACCGGTGCAGAAGCGAACGCGCTGGAAAGCGATCTGCGAGCAGGTGGAAGCACTGAAGGCGGAAAATCTAAGACTGAAGGAGTACCTGCTGGAATCTCAACAATCGTACCAGCGCGCGTTCCGGGCGGTGCTGGAGAGTGGCGCGTTTAACCGGTGTCTCACCGATCAGCTGGTCGCGCTGATGGAACGCTGTCTGCACGAAAACAGCACACCGCAGGATGGGGGTGAGGGGGGTGTGGATGGTACCAGGCGGCGGACGCATCACCGGAATCGGGTGCCACCGGTTGTCAACCACGTACAGCACGTGCCCGAAGAGAACgtggaggagaaggaggaggaggctgagaaggaggagcaggaggaggaagaggacgaTGGGTCGATTGGCGATCGGCGGTTAGCGGAATGGTTGCAGGCGCAAGGCATCAAGCGAATCGAAAGCCAGCAGCGAATTTTGCGCGAAGGCTTCCTGTATGATGACTTCCTGTACGAGCTGGAACGTGACGATCTGCGCCGTTTGGGTTTGAA GATTGGCGAAGAACTTCGCATTTGGAATGCGCTGAAGAAGCACCGCCGGCTGCATCCACCAAGCAAGCGGACACCGCACTCGGGAGACGATACGGTTCGACATTGGCTTCACAACAACTGCGTGAATGACGATCACACCGCTGGGATCGATACGCGATAA
- the LOC118517445 gene encoding mitogen-activated protein kinase kinase kinase 15 isoform X4, whose amino-acid sequence MSNLSDISGNTAIMVSGGSSHAGGHGRPRMDIAVVIDCEKSANLSHRKAALEEVRQACAQVGANLQLLQFEVLDYGDRNTLENFYNADVVVVDLSVQTQRSTLCYHLGVREHFEMNENIVIYNDTQHEATLRMKISCGNYQFISYRLHDNGNVIITSPLKATADEQAGQSQLLQALLQQQQQQQQQQQQQQQQQQQQQQQPHMTTLVAALRRLFQDVEIQSKAHLREKFLADLRSLRDQHAGNVEELQRMLRNMRKRLDDPNVLSKEIVQTYMLSLRDVQDYDAMVQLVDDLQTIPNKQNYINTGHMHYLYAFALNRRNHEGDRERALRTCTKALEKKENHFPDMLCLYGRIYKDIFVESNHTDKESLKNAIIWYRKSFEVQPNEFAGINLATLLVIDGKDFTDNELQHIGMKLNNLIGKKGSLSQIKDYWNVATFFEISVLAENYAKAIQAAECMFKLRPPKWYLKSTIGNIKLIDQARKRTDDATAMSIEQQIFQFWMEFFLEATRKEPSSNVRFPILILEPQKIYMPSYVAIHMDAEQKSIDITNICQQHAKGTCLKLHDFNFLASQIKSVSLYKRDERCAYLYVHHNSDDFQIFFPSVQCRQTFYDLILQMTADQGSGFIDLSSAETSADELKYEYELDDEGQRILLGKGTYGAVYAARDLTTQVKIAVKEVYERNTHDVQPLHEEIKLHSQLRHRNIVQYWGSKSENQYFKIFMEQVPGGSLSALLSSKWGPLKDNEATIAFYSRQILEGLKYLHDQKIVHRDIKGGNVLVNTYSGVVKISDFGTSKRLAGINPATETFTGTLQYMAPEVIDQGVRGYGPAADIWSFGCTVVEMATGKPPFVELGSPQAAMFKVGFYKTHPQIPEELSTVAKNFILRCFEVNVDTRATAAELLEDPFICEKHKKMRPSFSSTSTISPAAGCEYSRSVSMPADRHNGKTLTSQQSSVSCNTPTFSSETENIAETPSLELDTAEQTSTVFQLNRRSSSGGLLSPEIDITAATASKLPLAGEANESDGFYLLKKDSQRRQTLDRVLWHDATKICEKWLTKIEPGGNQELAITRDHLEMLLNGLRKYIAEQRTDTLEQAIAALKEQPNFNDTAILHLHLALYAFQNTVNEVLRSHNIKPHWIFALDNLVNAAVHASITILSPKLGANLAGNAPNDDEYEEESNGIAVPAARTTVLVNGRPPGATVHHGRDERDGMMGPAGYDCGEYDVYDLPEPDDETIDELEEHLTSGHGTISSTARSNKPRARSHGADTCTPVQKRTRWKAICEQVEALKAENLRLKEYLLESQQSYQRAFRAVLESGAFNRCLTDQLVALMERCLHENSTPQDGGEGGVDGTRRRTHHRNRVPPVVNHVQHVPEENVEEKEEEAEKEEQEEEEDDGSIGDRRLAEWLQAQGIKRIESQQRILREGFLYDDFLYELERDDLRRLGLKIGEELRIWNALKKHRRLHPPSKRTPHSGDDTVRHWLHNNCVNDDHTAGIDTR is encoded by the exons ATGTCCAACCTGAGCGACATATCCGGCAACACCGCCATCATGGTTTCCGGTGGCAGTTCGCACGCCGGCGGCCATGGCCGACCCCGCATGGACATTGCGGTCGTGATCGACTGCGAGAAGAGCGCGAACCTGAGCCACCGGAAGGCCGCCCTGGAGGAGGTGCGGCAAGCCTGCGCACAGGTCGGTGCCAatctgcagctgctgcagttCGAGGTGCTCGACTACGGCGATCGGAACACGCTCGAAAACTTCTACAATGCGGACGTCGTCGTGGTGGATCTCAGCGTCCAAACGCAACGGAGCACGCTCTGCTATCATCTCGGTGTGCGCGAACACTTTGAGATGAACGAGAACATCGTCATCTACAACGACACGCAGCACGAGGCAACGCTGCGGATGAAGATCTCCTGCGGCAACTATCAGTTTATCTCGTACCGTTTGCACGACAACGGTAACGTCATCATTACCAGCCCGCTGAAGGCAACCGCTGACGAGCAGGCGGGACAATCTCAACTGCTGCAAGCGCTGctccaacaacagcagcagcagcagcagcagcagcagcagcagcagcagcagcagcagcagcagcaacagcagccgcaCATGACAACGCTGGTCGCTGCCCTGCGCCGGCTGTTTCAGGATGTGGAAATCCAGTCGAAGGCACATTTGCGCGAAAAGTTTCTGGCCGATTTGCGTAGCCTGCGCGATCAGCACGCGGGCAATGTGGAGGAGTTGCAGCGGATGTTGCGCAATATGCGCAAGCGGCTAGACGACCCGAACGTACTGTCGAAGGAGATCGTGCAGACGTACATGCTGTCGTTGCGCGACGTGCAGGACTACGACGCGATGGTACAGCTGGTGGATGATCTGCAAACGATACCGAACAAGCAGAACTACATCAACACCGGCCATATGCATTATCTGTACGCGTTCGCGCTGAACCGACGGAACCACGAAGGTGATCGGGAGCGGGCGTTGCGCACCTGCACGAAGGCGctcgaaaagaaggaaaaccacTTCCCGGACATGCTGTGCCTGTACGGGCGCATCTACAAGGACATCTTTGTCGAGTCGAACCACACGGACAAGGAAAGCCTGAAGAACGCCATCATCTGGTACCGGAAATCGTTCGAGGTGCAGCCGAACGAGTTCGCGGGCATCAATCTCGCGACGCTGCTCGTGATCGACGGGAAGGATTTCACCGACAACGAGCTGCAGCACATCGGCATGAAGCTGAACAATCTGATCGGCAAGAAGGGTTCGCTGTCGCAGATCAAGGACTACTGGAACGTGGCGACATTTTTCGAAATTTCGGTCCTGGCCGAAAACTACGCAAAAGCGATCCAGGCGGCCGAGTGTATGTTTAAGCTGCGCCCCCCGAAATGGTACCTGAAGTCGACGATCGGCAACATTAAGCTGATCGATCAGGCCCGCAAGCGGACGGACGACGCGACCGCGATGAGCATCGAGCAGCAGATCTTTCAGTTTTGGATGGAATTTTTCCTCGAGGCGACGCGCAAAGAGCCGTCCAGCAACGTGCGCTTCCCGATACTGATTCTCGAGCCGCAAAAGATCTACATGCCCAGCTACGTTGCGATACACATGGATGCGGAGCAGAAGTCGATCGACATTACCAACATCTGTCAGCAGCACGCGAAGGGCACCTGTCTCAAGCTGCACGACTTTAACTTTCTCGCGAGCCAAATCAAATCGGTCAGCCTGTACAAGCGGGATGAGCGGTGCGCGTACCTGTACGTACATCACAACTCGGACGACTTTCAGATATTTTTCCCCTCGGTACAGTGTCGGCAGACGTTCTACGATCTGATACTGCAGATGACGGCCGACCAGGGGTCGGGCTTTATCGATCTTTCGTCGGCGGAAACGTCGGCGGATGAGCTGAAGTACGAGTACGAGCTGGACGACGAGGGGCAGCGCATACTGCTCGGGAAGGGTACGTACGGGGCGGTGTATGCGGCCCGCGATCTTACCACGCAGGTGAAGATCGCCGTGAAGGAGGTGTACGAACGGAACACGCACGACGTCCAGCCGCTGCACGAAGAGATCAAGCTCCATTCGCAACTGCGCCACCGCAACATCGTCCAGTACTGGGGCTCCAAGTCCGAGAACCAGTACTTCAAGATCTTCATGGAGCAGGTCCCGGGTGGATCGCTATCGGCGCTGCTCAGCTCCAAGTGGGGACCGCTCAAGGACAACGAGGCAACGATCGCGTTCTACTCGCGCCAGATCCTCGAGGGGCTAAAGTACCTGCACGACCAGAAAATTGTGCACCGCGACATCAAGGGTGGCAATGTGCTGGTCAACACGTACAGCGGTGTGGTGAAAATATCCGACTTCGGTACCTCCAAACGGTTGGCCGGCATCAACCCGGCGACGGAAACGTTCACCGGCACGCTCCAGTACATGGCGCCGGAAGTTATCGACCAGGGTGTCCGGGGGTACGGTCCGGCAGCCGACATCTGGTCGTTCGGGTGTACCGTGGTCGAGATGGCGACCGGGAAGCCACCGTTCGTCGAGCTCGGCAGCCCCCAGGCGGCCATGTTTAAGGTGGGCTTCTACAAGACGCATCCCCAAATCCCGGAGGAACTGTCCACGGTGGCGAAAAATTTCATCCTCCGCTGCTTCGAGGTGAACGTGGACACGCGTGCAACGGCAGCCGAACTGCTGGAAGATCCTTTCATTTGCGA GAAGCACAAAAAGATGCGGCCATCGtttagcagcaccagcacgatCAGTCCCGCCGCCGGTTGCGAATATTCACGCAGCGTTAGCATGCCAGCCGATCGACACAATGGCAAAACGCTTACGTCCCAGCAGAGTTCGGTCAGCTGCAACACACCCACCTTCAGTTCCGAAACAGA GAATATAGCAGAAACACCTTCGCTAGAGTTGGATACCGCCGAACAGACATCGACCGTGTTTCAGCTGAACCGGCGCAGCTCATCCGGGGGTTTACTGTCACCGGAG ATCGATATAACGGCGGCGACGGCAAGCAAGCTGCCGCTAGCGGGTGAAGCGAACGAAAGCGATGGGTTCTACCTGCTGAAGAAAGACTCCCAGCGACGCCAAACGCTGGACAGGGTGCTCTGGCACGACGCGACCAAGATCTGCGAGAAGTGGCTTACGAAGATCGAGCCGGGCGGCAACCAGGAGCTGGCCATCACCCGGGACCATCTGGAAATGTTGCTGAACGGGTTGCGCAAGTACATTGCCGAGCAGCGTACCGACACGCTCGAGCAGGCGATTGCCGCGCTCAAGGAGCAGCCCAACTTTAACGACACCGCCATCCTGCACCTGCATCTGGCGCTGTACGCGTTTCAAAACACCGTCAACGAGGTACTGCGCTCGCACAACATCAAACCGCACTGGATCTTTGCGCTGGATAATCTAGTCAATGCTGCCGTACACGCGAGCATCACGATCCTATCGCCGAAGCTGGGCGCCAATCTGGCCGGCAACGCACCGAACGATGACGAGTACGAGGAGGAGAGCAATGGTATTGCGGTACCGGCTGCTCGCACAACCGTGCTGGTGAACGGGCGTCCACCGGGTGCCACCGTTCACCATGGGCGTGACGAACGGGATGGTATGATGGGACCGGCCGGGTACGATTGTGGTGAGTACGATGTTTACGATCTACCGGAACCGGACGACGAAACCATCGACGAGCTGGAGGAGCATCTGACATCCGGCCACGGTACGATCAGCAGTACCGCACGGTCGAATAAACCGCGCGCCCGTAGCCACGGTGCGGACACCTGCACACCGGTGCAGAAGCGAACGCGCTGGAAAGCGATCTGCGAGCAGGTGGAAGCACTGAAGGCGGAAAATCTAAGACTGAAGGAGTACCTGCTGGAATCTCAACAATCGTACCAGCGCGCGTTCCGGGCGGTGCTGGAGAGTGGCGCGTTTAACCGGTGTCTCACCGATCAGCTGGTCGCGCTGATGGAACGCTGTCTGCACGAAAACAGCACACCGCAGGATGGGGGTGAGGGGGGTGTGGATGGTACCAGGCGGCGGACGCATCACCGGAATCGGGTGCCACCGGTTGTCAACCACGTACAGCACGTGCCCGAAGAGAACgtggaggagaaggaggaggaggctgagaaggaggagcaggaggaggaagaggacgaTGGGTCGATTGGCGATCGGCGGTTAGCGGAATGGTTGCAGGCGCAAGGCATCAAGCGAATCGAAAGCCAGCAGCGAATTTTGCGCGAAGGCTTCCTGTATGATGACTTCCTGTACGAGCTGGAACGTGACGATCTGCGCCGTTTGGGTTTGAA GATTGGCGAAGAACTTCGCATTTGGAATGCGCTGAAGAAGCACCGCCGGCTGCATCCACCAAGCAAGCGGACACCGCACTCGGGAGACGATACGGTTCGACATTGGCTTCACAACAACTGCGTGAATGACGATCACACCGCTGGGATCGATACGCGATAA